The Candidatus Zixiibacteriota bacterium sequence CGCGGGCCACGAGGATGATGCGGATAGTCCCGATCGATACGTCGAGAATGCGAGCTAAAAAGATCAATACGGGCAGGATATACCAGGGGAGTTCGGGTATGGCGAATCCTGTCAAGCCAAGCATATGCACTTCTCTCACCGGAGGTCAGGTTTTCTGTCGGCGGTAAACTACGGACATTGGCGGCCAGTGCAAGGGAATAATGGTCCCGGTGCCCAGGCGGCCGGCGACGGTCGGCGGCGGGTGGAGCGGTGTCACGGGTGTGCAATCGAGCCTTGACGGTCGATAGGGTAGAATGTAGATTAGAGTATCGACATCGAATTGGGGGCTGTCTGTGAATCCATCGGATCGAATCAACACCAACCGACAACCCGCGACTATGTCTATGGGGGGGCATAATGGATGAGCGGCGGAAGCTGATCCGCAAGCCGACCGAGGAGTATTTCAAGGTACGGCGGCGGCGGCGTTGCGATTTTTTCGCGGTGTACAACGAGCGCGACAATGCACTGTTGGGGCACCTGGTTGACGTTACATCGGAAGGCATGATGATCGTGTCGGGTTCGCCGGTGGATGTCAGCGTGTTGTACGATATCCGGATCGATTTGCCGGAGAAAGTCGACGGGCGCGAGAGCATCAACGTGTATGCGCGTCCGATCTGGACCGGTCCGGCGCCGGAGGACGGCTTTCATCACACCGGGTTTCAGTTTGTGCGGATCAACCCGGCGGAGATAAAGATACTGGCCCGTCTGTTCGGCGAGTGAGACTGCGGGGGCGCGACAACCATCGGTGCAATCGCGTGTTGCGACCGATTGGCTGCACGTAAGCGGCGGCCCGTTGCCGTCAGGTAACGGGCCGTCGTGTTGTGTGTTTCTCGTACGCGCACGCCGGTCGGCCGCGCCGGGCGGGCATTCGGGGTGGGTGGCAAAAACACAAAAAGTCATCGTACAAGCTTCATCTCCAGCGCGTTACAAGGAAATGGGTTTGTTTTGTTATTTTTAGGGGGTCCCCATTTCTTCCCCTTCCCCTTATCAAGATATGCGGCATGGGAGTAACCCATGTTTGAGCAGGATTTCGACAATCTGTCGCGATACAGAAGTACCATCGTTTCTGCACCTCGTGTGAGTGGAGTCTTTACTAACGGGGGCCGGCCATTTTTTCCATCGAGGTGGTAGGGAAAGTGAGGATCGCGTGGTGCACGGGGACGGGCGCTATGCACCGATGGAAGATAGCGAGTTCGAAGACGGACCCGCCCTACGGGGGCTGGCAGAGTTAATCAATATATCGGAGAGGAACGTGGTATGCGTGTGAACCCACAGCCCGCCGCGGACGGGAACCCACCTGGAAGGTGGGCCACCCGGGGTAAACTCACGCCGGCGGACAAAGTAGATTACAGGAGGGTGCCGGGTCTAATCTCAACGCAGTAAATGTCAGCACCGTTTGCGAGCAGAGTCTTTTTCGAAATGGAAGGCTCGTGGATGTGCAAACGGAGCTGACCTACCGGTCAATGACGATTTGATTCCGATGCCCCACCCGACGTTCGCTGCGAGCGAAATCCGGGCGGGCCACAGGTAGAGAGCACGATGCGTGGGGAGATGTCGTGACCCGTGTGGTCTCTGCCGCTTTCCACGGGCGGGCGGGGGGCACGGTCGCAAAGAACTTGACAACATGGCCCTATTTAGTCTTTATTGGGCATAGTCATCGAACTGACGGCGCCCGATCAACTGTCTCTCAGTCCGAAGGGGGACGAATCTAAACACAACTTAATCCGGGGTGCGTGAGTGATCATACGTCATTCTGTATTCATCGTGGTGGTCGCCTCGGCGGTTGCCGGGGGGAGTCTTTTATCCTGCAATTCATCCGACAGCCCGTCCGGTCCTACCGACCAGTCGGGTGGCAACAACAACGCGCAGGGATCACTTTTGACGGGTGCCGACTCGGCGCCCGCCCTATCCGGGACGTCCGATATCGGGCCGTTTGTCGTGCCGGAATCCGAGGTAGCGGGCGACTTCATCACTTCCCGTCTGGAAGGGGTCATCAACCCAGCGGCGACTATCGGCGTGGTCAACGCTACGCTTGACAGCATCGGAGCCCTGATCAGCTGTATGCGCACCGGTCTGCCCAAGGTCGAGTTGGTTGTCGCACCGATTGCCGATTCAGCGGCGGCTGCCGCGGTTTGTTCGGTGCTGGTCGAGTCGGGTGGATTTCTCTCGGCTTATCCGTGCTGGATCCCTGTCGCGCCGGATGACGGCTACGCGACATGGGATGCTCCCATCGGCGGGGTGGCGACGTATCTGGAGGAGGCGCGGTTTCCTGCGGCCTGGAACGCGCGCGATCTTGCGGTTGCCAACGCATCGCCGGCCACAGTGCTGGTAGCCGATCACTTCGTGAACTTCACGGCCAATCAGGAGATCCCATCGCAGACCTTTATCGCCGGGGGCGGTACGCCCGAGACGGGAGTGGACACGTTAGGGTTGGCCGGCGGCAATCATGGCTTTGCGGTGGGAGGCGTAATCGGGGCCAACTTCGACGATGTCGGAGCGACGGGCGTATTCCCCGGTCCGAGCAATTTGCTGCGGCTGCCGTGTTTTTCGACGGTCGGATTCGGATCGATGACCGCGATCATGGCGGCATTGAGTTCGCATCTTCCCGCAACCGGCGATTTCGTGCTCAACACGAGCTTCGGTTTCAACGGAGATTTTCTGCGGTTCCCGAAGCAAAGGCGGATAGAGGACGCCTTCAGCTGGCGTTTTCTGGTAGCAACGAGACAAGACCGTTTTCTGCACACGCAGTCGGCCGGCAACGAGGGGGTTTGGTCCAGCGCCAATCCCAATGCGGACTACAACTCGCCGTTTACGCTGGCCTCGCGTTTTGACACTCCTGTCCAGATGCTGCAGGGAACGTCGATATCTTCGGCCGACAGCGCTCACCTTGACCTGGTCTATCAGGCGGGTGTCAACACCAACCCGCTGTTTGGTTCCAGACTGAAGAACGTGCTTTGTGTCGGGTCATCGAAATCGGACGGGGACATTTCCACATTTTCGAACGGGCCAAACGACTTCCGGATGATCGGTGAAGACGTGCAGATTCCATGTCAGGTGGTCGACAACCGTTGTTCCGCCGGCTCGGATGGAACAATCGGCGGCGTAGCCTCAGGGACATCGTTTGCGGCGCCGCAACTGGCCGGACTCGCCGCCTATATGTGGACTCTGGATCCGTCTCTGACGATCGAACAAATCCGGGAGATATTCCTGCACGCAAATGTCGGCGGCTGGGTCGATGCTTACAAAGCGGTCCTGTCAATCGACAACAGCCCGAGTGCCGGCGGCGCCCGCGTGCGGCTGGCGATTCTCGATATCGCTGACGGCTCCGGTCAGAAAGGCAGCAACGGCTCGTTTGACGAGCGCGACCTGATCATGTACCTCGACTCTATCACGTGGTACGAAGCCGAGGCAGTGGCGGCGCCGCCGCCGATTTCGAAGGATCACAGCATGTTCGATCTGAACGGGGACGGCTACACCGGCGATCGTGGCGGGACGCCGACGACGGCGGCGTTTGATCTGGATATCAACACGCCGCCTGCATACTCCGGCGTCATCCCTCCCGAATGTTCGGATACCTCTTTCGAAGAGTCGACGGTAACGGACAGGGATATTCTCTATTACTACGCCTATTCCGATTTGTATACCGGCGTGGACAATGTCCGGGACAGTCTCCTTCCGTGCGGCGTGAGGGTACTTGCGTTAGGCAGCGAATACGAGACGAACGTCGAGGTCTGGACCGAGACGGTCGTTTCCTGGGATCCAGTTATAGAAACGGAAATCGCAGAAAGCAATCACGAGGATCATGGTTTTACGGAGGGATCGGATCCGGTGTCGGCTTTCGGTTCAGCTTCAGAGATGTGTGGTATGTCGAACTTCTCAGGCACCGCGAACGCTCAGCTCGCGTATTTCGTGGCGTCGGGAGATTTGATTACCGGTCTAAGCGCATCGGTCCAGACGGAGGAAACGAACCAAACGCCGGATGATTCGACCTGCGCCTCAGGATATGCATCGGCGGACGCAAATATCAGTGCGGGTTTCCAGGTTGTCGGGAATCCGGTAGGATTTACCGCCTCGGTGTCCACGTCGTACGGCGGGTCGGGCCGTGCGAGCGCCGAGTTTTTCGGCCCGACTGCACTTATTGTCGGGGCCTACACCGGCGAGACTGGACAGGCATCGGGAGTGCTACAGCCGGGCAACTACGGAATATTCATTAGGGCCGACGGCAGTGGTAACTCGGCGACTGTCACGATAACGTTTTCCCCGGTCAGTGGTGGCGCCCGGGCATCGGTCGCCCCGTGAGAGGAGAATGGGTGGGGATTCGTATGGTGGTTCCCAACGTTGACGGGTGACGGGAACTCACGTGAACCTGTTACGTCGGGCGATCGTTTGTCGCAGAGGAACGACATTCGACGGAAGTCATTGAGTACAAATGGAGGTTTTGGCGAGTGCGGTCAGGCGGGGTCGCCTGACCGCACTCATATAGGCTTTTTCAGCATGCCCGGGACGCCAGCCCGCCGAGGCCGACCATTGCGCCCGTGGCGTGCGAGGGTCAGCCGCTCTCTGGCGGGTTCGAAGACGGACCCGTCCTACGGGAGCATTCGCGGGAAACCGACAGCCCGCCTGTTTACACCTCAAGTCAATCCCACCCGGGACGGGGTGGGCTACTCGGTTGTTACCCATGTTTCCGGTTCGAAGGAATCCCACCCGGAGACGGGTGGGCTACTCGGTGTGTGAGATACGGATGTGGCTGGTCGGGACCGGCAGGCATAGGGTGGGGCGGCCGGCCGGCGTCAGGCAGCCGACCGACCATGATTCAGACGAACGGTTGCGACTTGACAAAGAGGCCGTTAAAGTCTATTTTTAGATATAACAAATCCATTACACGTTCAGGCCGGGGGACCTTCATGAGTATCCAATCATCAAAGCTGTTGCTGCTGGCGACGGCGGTCATTCTGTTCAGTTTCGCATCCTCAACAGTCGCCGGTGACTGTGGCGACATCAACAACGACGGTACCGGGCCGGATTTGTCCGACCTGACATACCTGGTCGACTATCTGTTTCTCGGTGGTGCGACACCGCAGTTCTACACCGCCAATGTCAACGGTGATTCAGATCATGTCGTGGACCTGTCGGACATGATCTATCTGGTCAATTACGTCTTCCTGGGCGGTCCGGCGCCCGACTGTGCGTACGCTACCGGAACGGTTACCGACATCGACGGCAATGTCTATCAGACGATCAGGATCGGCGAGCAATGGTGGATGGCGGAGAATCTGAAAGTAACACGCTATCGCAACGGTGATCCGATCGAACATGTATCGGAGGCTTCCGCCTGGAGAGTGCTCAGCACGGGAGCCTATTGCGCGTGGGACAATGATCCCTCTCATGTTGAGACGTACGGTCTCTTGTACAACGGCTATGCGGCCAATGACATTCGCGGCATAGCTCCCGAGGGCTGGCACGTGCCGTCGGATGCCGAGTGGAAGCAACTGGAGATGTATCTGGGGATGAGCCAGGCGGACGCCGATTCCACCGGTTGGCGGGGCACGGGTGAAGGCGGCAAGCTCAAAGAAGCCGGCCTGGCGCATTGGTACAACCCGAATGCCGGCGGGCACAATGGAAGCGGATTTACCGCGCTGGCGGGCGGGTTTCGCTTCGGCACCGGTTTCTACGTCAACATGAAGCAGTCCGGTGAATTTTGGACGTCGACGATGGCCGATAGTAACACCGCGTGGCTTCGTTATCTATCCTGCAGCAAATCGGCTGTCTATCGTCAGAGCGACGAACCGCAATACGGCTTTTCGGTTCGTTGTGTGCGGGATTAGTCGATTGCGGGGCGGGGTCGTTATCGGAACCGCCTGATTCGTTGGGTAGTTCGCGTGGCGCGCGAGGACGGGGGCGACGCTCGGCCGTGCGGTGGCGGACTCGAAGATCGACGAGCCCTAAGGGGACTGCTCCATTGGCATCCCACCCGGGACGGGGTGGGCTACTCGGTTGTTACCCATGTTTCCGGTTCGAAGGAATCCCACCCGGAGACGGGTGGGCTACTCGGTTGTTACCTATGTTTCCGGTTCGAAGCAATCCTACCCGGAGACGGGTGGGCTACTCGGTGTGTGAGAAACGGATATGGCTGGTCGGGACCGGCAGGCATAGGGTGGGGCGGCCGGCCGGCGTCAGGCAGCCGACCGACCATGATTCAGACGAACGGTTGCGACTTGACAAAGAGGCCGTTAAAGTCTATTTTTAGATATAACAAATCCATTACACGTTCAGGCCGGGGGACCTTCATGAGTATCCAATCATCAAAGCTGTTGCTGCTGGCGACGGCGGTCATTCTGTTCAGTTTCGCATCCTCAACAGTCGCCGGTGACTGTGGCGACATCAACAACGACGGTACCGGGCCGGATTTGTCCGACCTGACATACCTGGTCGACTATCTGTTTCTCGGTGGTGCGACACCGCAGTTCTACACCGCCAATGTCAACGGTGATTCAGATCATGTCGTGGACCTGTCGGACATGATCTATCTGGTCAATTACGTCTTCCTGGGCGGTCCGGTGCCCGACTGTGCGTACGCTACCGGAACGGTTACCGACATCGACGGCAATGTCTATCAGACGATCAGGATCGGCGACCAATGGTGGATGGCTGAGAATCTGAAAGTGACCCACTATCGCAACGGCGATCCGATCGAACATGTATCGGAGGCTTCCGCCTGGAGAGTACTCAGCACAGGAGCCTATTGCGAATGGATTAATCCGATTGTTCCAGACTACGTCGAAACGTATGGCATTGTCTACAATGCCTACGCCGTTCATGACAGTCGCAATCTGGCTCCTGAGGGCTGGCACGTACCGTCGGATGCCGAGTGGAAGCAACTGGAGATGTATCTGGGGATGAGCCAGTCGGACGCCGATTCCACCGGTTGGCGTGGCACGGGTGAAGGTGGCAAGCTCAAAGAAGCCGGCCTGGCGCATTGGCACAAACCGAATGCCGGGGGGCACAATGGAAGCGGATTTACCGCGCTGGCGGGCGGGTTTCGCAACCGTAGAGGTATCTTCGAGAATTTTGGTGCCGATGCCATCTACTGGACGTCGACGAGACATGTTGGTGACACGACCTGGTTCCACGGCCTGAGTAACTTCCGTTCCAGTATTCGCCGATTGGCTTATGATCCTCGATACGGCTATTCAATGCGTTGTGTGCGGGACGAGTAGCGAGTAGCCCCCCACCTCGGGTCTCCCGTGTCGCAACATGGCGGGGCGCGTGGGGAACGGGGACGTACACCACGCACGATGTCGGCGCTCGGCGGTCAGGCGGGGGTCGCCTGACTGCACGGCATTGGTGGATTCCCAACCGCGGCGGGGAATGACAAGGAACGGCCGGGGCGGGAATAACAAAAATTTCTTCATTTTCACTGACTTCCCCTGTCAGTCAGCTCAATTACATTAAAATCGCAATAAGTGATGTACATCGGAATCGTCTTGTTTATATTGTTCAAATGGCGAAAAAACAGATGCAGTTACGGAAAGGGAACGAGTCTATGGCGAGTTCTTCGACAACGGCCCCCGACCGCAAGAAGGCGCTCGATGCGGCCCTGAGTCAGATCGAACGCTCGTTCGGCAAGGGCTCAATCATGCGGCTGGGCGAGGGAACGGTCATGGAAGTCGCAACCATTCCGACCGGCTCGCTGGCGCTGGATTTTGCGCTTGGTGTGTGGGGCATTCCCCGGGGCCGGGTGACCGAGATATTCGGTCCGGAGGCATCCGGGAAGACCACCTTAACTCTTCATGTCATTGCCGAGGCTCAGAAGGCGGGCGGGGTGGCGGCGTTTATCGACGCCGAGCACGCGTTTGACGCGACCTATGCGCGCAATCTGGGGGTGGATATCGAGAATCTGCTTATCTCCCAGCCGGATAACGGCGAGCAGGCGCTGGACATCACCGAGACGCTGGTCCGGTCCGGGGCGGTCGACATAATCGTGATCGACTCGGTCGCGGCGTTGACGCCGAAGTCGGAGATCGAAGGCGAGATGGGTGACAGTCATATGGGTCTGCAGGCGCGGCTGATGTCGCAGGCGCTACGCAAGCTCACGGCGATTACCTCGAAATCCCACACCGCGATTGTTTTCATCAACCAGATTCGCATGAAGATCGGGGTGATGTTCGGCAACCCGGAGACGACCACGGGAGGCAACGCGCTGAAGTTTTATTCGACGGTGCGTCTGGATATTCGGCGGATCGCGACGATCAAGGAGCGCGACGAGGTGATCGGGTCGCGGACGCGGGTGCGGGTGGTGAAAAACAAGGTGGCGCCGCCGTTCCGTGAGGCGGAGTTCGATATTATTTACGGCAAGGGCATCTCGGCATCGGGCGAGCTTCTGGATCTCGCGGTGAACCACGGGATTATCGACAAGTCCGGGGCGTGGTTTTCGTTTGGTTCGGACCGTCTGGGCCAGGGCCGGGAGAACGCCAAGCGGTTTCTCGAGGAGAACCCCGAGGTATACCAGCAGGTGCTGGTCGGGGTGAAGGGAAAGCTCGGCATGAGCAAGGCGGTGTCGTCGGGCGGCGATGACGACGGCGGTTCCGCCGGCCCGGACGACGAAGAATAGAAGAACGGGCATCTTAGAAGTCCACGAAAGCCGGCGGTGTCCGCCGGCTTTTGTCGTTGCGGGGCGGGTGGCGGGCGGATTTATGGGAAATATCTTGTGGCCCCGGATTATAAGTGTATAATGAGGCACCGGATAGGGTATTCGGGTCTAGAGCCTGTCGCGGGTGGCGGCAGAGTGTCTGATGAGCAATCACCGAGAGGACGAGTATCGCGTGCATGGGAACTTTGTGTTTGACAGACATGTTGTTAGAGGTGCGCTTGAGTGCTTTTGTCCGGTCGGAACGAGGTGAGGTTTACCCCCGATGACCGACCAGAAAGCACAGCTTGAGAAGAGAAAAGCGTTCGAGGCCGAGGCGGTCCCGCACATGGACGCCCTGTATCGAACGGCGCTTCGGATGACGAAAAACCAGAATGACGCCGAGGACCTGGTTCAGGAGACGATGGTCAAGGCGTACCGGTTCTGGGACAAGTTCGAGCCGGGCTCGAATTGTCGGGCATGGTTGTTCAAGATCATGACCAACATCTTCATCAACGATTACCGCTCGAAATCGCGGGCGCCGCAGGCGGTTGATGTGGATGATATCGACGACAACTACCTGTACCGGCATTTGACCGACAGCGGTCATGAAGTCAATCCGGAGCATCACCTGTTCGCGAAGATCTTCGACGACGACGTCAAGAAGGCCATAGAGGAGTTGCCCGATGATTTCCGCCTGGTGGTGGTGTTGTCCTTCCTTGAAGGATTCTCCTACCAGGAGATAGCCGATATCGCCGATTTGCAGCTCGGTACGGTCAAGTCGCGATTGCACCGCGGGCGGAAGTTGCTTCAGAAGCAACTGCTGGATTACGCTATAAGGAATGGGTTCATCAAGAGTACCTCGAAGGACGCAACAACATGAACTGTCAGGAAGCACTGAGTCTACTCTATGAGATAATCGATAAAGAGGCGTCGGAAGTAGACATTCACCAGGTCAAAGATCACCTGAAAAAGTGCGGACATTGTTCCGAGATATACCGGGTGGAGCAGGAAGTCAACGCGTTCCTGAAAGCCCGGTGCAACGACCATCAGCCCGCCGAGAGACTCGAGGAGTTGAAATCACGGGTAGCGATGCTGCTCGATCGGGAGGATGGTGCCGGCACCGACCCTTTAGCATACGGCGGGGACCGTAAGCACGGCGCCCCGCACATAACGGGTCTTCGGTACGGTCGATATGTCGCCGCGGCGGCGGCGCTGGTTGTTGTAGTCTGGGGGGCGTTTCTGGCCGCCGATCTTTTCCGTCATCACGACGAACATTACGCGCTCGAGCAGATTCATCTCGACGCCGGACAGCACGCGGCGACGTTTGCGGGCGCCGAGGACACCGGCAGGGCCATGCGGTATTGCGCGGGCCACATGCACTATGTGCCGATCGAGACGGTGAACGGGTACACGCTGGTGGGCGCGCGCGAGATCGAGGTCCACGGCGCGACGGCGGTCCATCTGCTGTACGCGAACGGCAGTTCCCACGTCTCCGTGTTCCTTCTCAAGGCGGATCAATTCAGTATACCGGATTCGTTGAAAACGGCGCCGACCACGCGCGGCAACTATACGTTTTACGATCACCACTGTCGCGGCTGCCGGCTGGTCTACCATGAAGTGGGCAACCTGATCGTTATCACGGCGACCGAGCAGCACACGGTGGACCTGCTGGACTTCATCCCCGGCGCCGCCGCCTGACCGTAGTAAAATGTTGCACACGGCCCCGGGGCCGACTAGTTTGACCGACATGAGAGACCATGTCGGTTTTTTGTTTGTCCTCGTTTTCTCTCTGGTATGGAGTACAGTCGACGCGCAGCCGTATCCGGACAGCGCGCGGACAAGCGAACTGGCGGCGGTGCAGAGCGCGCTGTACAACGAGCGGTTCGCCGAGGCCGATTCGATTGCGCGCGCGATGATCGACCGGACGCCCGGCGATCCGGCCGGCTATCTTTTTCGTGCGGCGGCCATGCTCAGCGAGATGACCGCGTTTGAGGAGAATCTCTACGGCGAATTGTTCACCGACCTGATCGATACGTCACAGTCCCTTGCCGAAAAACAATCCATACAATCGACCGGCCGAACGCGCGCGTGGATGCAGTTGTACCGGGGGCATGCGCACGCCTATCGGGCGTTGTGGGAGTCGCGGTTCGGATCGTTTGTCGGCGCCGTGCGCAACGGGTTCGCGGCGCGCAATGAGTATGAGGACGGCCTCAGGGCGGACTCTTCGGTGTACGATCTCTATCTCGGGTTGGGGTCATATCACTACTGGAAATCGGCCAGGGCGGGGATGCTTCGCTGGGTGGGACTTCTCAGCAACGACAAGGATCGGGGAATCCGGGAGCTTCGGCTGGCCGCTGATTCCTCGCTGGTGTTTCGCGACGCGGCCCGGCAGGCGCTGATCTGGGTGATGCTCGACCGCAAGGAGTATGATTCGGCGAAGGTGATGGCGGAGGAGGCGCACGGAAAGTATCCGGACGGGAATCTGTTCCTCTGGCCGCTGGCGCAGGCGCAGTACGAGTTGAAGGAGTATCGCGATGCGATCGCGACGTATCGGATGATCCGTGAGCGCCTCGATGTCACGCGCGGCAATTACTACAACCTGATTGAGGCCGACTATCGGCTGTCGATGTGTTACGAGAAGGTGCAGGAGATGGAGCACGCGCGCGCGATCGCGCGCGGTGTGCGGGCGTATCTTGACGACGTGCCGAAGCGGATTCGGCAGTTGCATCGACAGGCGCTGGGCTACTTGCAGCAGCTGGCGAGGACGTGATTGTTTGAGGTTGTGCTGTCAAGCGACCCCGCCTGACAGCGACAAACTTGTAGCCCACCCGTCTCGGGTGGGTGTCCGTACCTCTCACATGGGGAGACTCAAGAATGCTCCGACCGAATCACAAGCAAATCATCGCGACCGTCTTGGCAGCCCTCATCGCTTTTGCGCTCGTCGGTTGCGGGTACCTCATGTCCGGTACCTGGGAAGACGATCCGGGCAACTGGCAGCGCGCGTTTAACACACGCCAACCCGATGATGTTACTGTCGTCCATTCGCTGTACAAACGCATGCCCCATTTCACCTACGAATTCGAGTACTACTTCCAGATCGAAGCCAATGCGGCGTTACGTGAGCAGTTGTTCCAAGGGACGGACATGGTGCGCGTGGAGGGCGGCGGCGACGTCAAACGATGCCACACTAGCGGGCCGTCATGGTTCGTGCCGAAAGCACCGGAGAAGTATGAAGTGTGGCGATGCCGTGATCGGTTTGAGTGTTCGTTTACGGTGTTTATCGACACTGACACCGGCGACCTTTTCTTAACCGATAGGCAGGTGTAAGATGTGCAGTCGGCGTTGGTGACGGAGATTTTCGATTGCACGGTTCGTTTGCGCACGAGTGCGTACGCAACGGACGGAATCAGCCGGTGGATTCCAGCCCCGAGGATTCCAGCCCCGAGGATTCCACCCCGGAGGATCCCACCCCGGAGGGGTGGGCTACTCGACTGTATCTTTTCCGAAGTCCCTCCCGACGTTCGCCGCCGGCGAACTCTGGGTGGGCCACAGGTGGGCAGTGATGGATGTCAGCACCGTTTGCGGGAGAGGTTCGTTTAGTTTGACGAGTTGGTGGATGTGCAAACGGAGCTGACCTACGGCTCACTGTGGATACACTCTTCTTCACACAGATCACCCCCCTCCTCGGCATCATTACCGCATGACCTTCTCGGGCACGCGACTACCGGCAAGATAGAGTTCATGTTGGTCGGAAGCGGCAGGAAGAAAATGCGTTGAATGAAATCCACCGCCTCCCCGTCTGTTTGTAACAATGTAGAGTCAGTCAGTCAGTCAAGCACAAATTCATCTAATGGAAGGCAATTGAGTTTGGACTCATGAAGCGCACCGACTATATTTCGAATGCGACTTCAAGTCTCGAGGCGGAGGAGGTTGTTAATGAGCGGGGGAGTTCTCGTTCGATACGTACAGGGAATTGTAACGCTGTTTCTTCTGGCGAGTGTCACCTTCCCATTGATGCCTGCGAGTGCGGCGTTGCGGCCCCAACCGAGACAGCAGTCTGCATCGTTGCTGCCGTCTGGAATCCCGGAGCTCTGCTTTGGCTCACACTCGGTGGGTAAGCTGTGCTGCAGAGTAAGCAACTACGGCGGGATCTTCCAATGGGATTACTTCATTTTCGATCCTGATGAGTGTGTTGTTGGTGCCAGGCACCCTGATCTGGGTGGATACCCCAAGAGCTCGCGTGTTGAGTACACATTTGCAGGGGACATCTGGATCGGCACTCGAGATGAAGACGGCCCACGGGTATCGGTGACCTGGGACGGAGAATCCTATAATGGAGAATTCTATCCGGAACCAATGCCCTTCGGTGCGATTGAACATCGTTCCACTACCGATCCGTCGGCGCCGGAGTTCGAAAGTGCAATCTCAGAAGAAGACTACATCGTTGTATATCGTGACACTTTTACGGTGGGTCTGCCCGGTCTCACTCCTGATTACTTCGGCCAAAGGCCGCATGAACCGCTTGGTTTGGAAGTGACACAGCGGTCGTACGCGTGGTCGTACGGTTACGCCGACGACTTCGTGCTGTTTGATTTGCAGATTAAGAACGTCGGAAGAGATGACCTGAACTTTGTCTACGTCGGGATATTGGTGAATCCGGACGTCAGGTTTGTTTCGTATGATCCGATGTCCGTCTTTCCAGATC is a genomic window containing:
- a CDS encoding zf-HC2 domain-containing protein → MNCQEALSLLYEIIDKEASEVDIHQVKDHLKKCGHCSEIYRVEQEVNAFLKARCNDHQPAERLEELKSRVAMLLDREDGAGTDPLAYGGDRKHGAPHITGLRYGRYVAAAAALVVVVWGAFLAADLFRHHDEHYALEQIHLDAGQHAATFAGAEDTGRAMRYCAGHMHYVPIETVNGYTLVGAREIEVHGATAVHLLYANGSSHVSVFLLKADQFSIPDSLKTAPTTRGNYTFYDHHCRGCRLVYHEVGNLIVITATEQHTVDLLDFIPGAAA